In the Zingiber officinale cultivar Zhangliang chromosome 5A, Zo_v1.1, whole genome shotgun sequence genome, gtaaaggtttagttgggaaaaccttagtgcctttgcgtagggggagccttgggataggttcttaaaaatccctgtgggaaaattcctagctcaatggggagcataggtgtagggggagccttgaaataggttccaatgcatgatgcattgtttcggcattgtaagtctaagtgtgtagccttggtatcgtaagtccattcggcgttgtaagtccaactgtgtagtccattcggcgttgtaagtccaagtgtgtagccttggcatcgtaagttcattcggtagtgtaagtctaagtgtgtagtcttggcaacgtaagtcaatttgttttagcatatttatttgctattgttttccctaacttaaacgtattgccaaaacatcaaaaagggggagattgttggagcaatcccaatggtccgtgcgaccatgtgttttggtgtttgggtaaagggtttaagttagattcacccttgtatttgatatgtgtatttaagttgtgcaggtttacaggatacatatgtgactcaggttgacggcttcgggtccagtgaaagatggagcattcgagggaccatggacaaggcagcgaggacaagggtcgagggaagcgacttcgaggcatacgcgaaggatggcattggggatgagccgtgggcttgaatgcatccgagggacgagagccaaaggaagtaggcttgaaggcaagaggtcaaggctgcaaagaagcattaagtgagtcataagggtgagggtacgagtacacgagagattgtactcggagtaaaatcctagttttagggttctactgtagcgctactgtagcagtcaactgcatgttttagcagtcgactggtgcagtcgaccgcgcagtcgactggtgcagtcgaccgcgcagtcgactgagtgcgaacagaatggttctgttcgttcggtcagtgtggatcagtcgactgcatgttttagcagtcgattgcaccagtcgactaggggtgtaatcgaaccgagccgagccgaacagtatgaggctcgagttcggctcgtttAACATTTtcctaagctcgagctcggctcgagttcGATTCAAGCTTTAATTCTTAAGCTCGAGTTCAGTTCGTAATGAAATTAAGAAGTTCGCGAATGGTTCGAGCTCGGCTAAAAAATAGTTCGTTTAAAAGCTAAACGAGCTTAGTTCGAGCTTGGCTCGTTAACATTAAACAAGCTTGTTAGGCTTGAGCTTGAGCTCGTTAGGCTCGAGCTCATTATGCACATAATCAAGCTCGAGCTCGTTATGCACATaatcgagctcgaaatcgagctcgttAAAATCACCTACAATACATGAAAATCAGCTAGTTAAAATCACCTACAATACATGAAAATCAATTGCAATAATTGAAAATTACCTGTAGAAATGTCAACACATGCATAGCCACACGAACCAAACTAACATAAAATTAAACAACTTAACCTGTCAACACATTCATAGCCACACGAACCCAGCTAACATAGAATTATACAACTTAACCTGTCAGCACATGCATTATAAATCCTTAACACTTAATAGTTCTTAACACTACATGAAAATTACATCAATAAGCACAGAAATTAACAGAGTTCAATTGAAGTTTCATCTCTTAACTCAATCGGCCTGCCTTTTAATCAGCCTTCTTTTTATCTTCTTGCTGCGAAATAGTCAAAGGTTAAAATAGTTAAATAGAACATATTTGAatgataagaaaaattttaaaaggatAAGTGAACAAATTTTCAATGTGTTACATCAAACTAGATAGGAAAATCAAAGATAAATGAAGGCTTTGTCAATACCTCTTGACAGGTGATAATAAGGGCAGCATCTAAGTCAATTGAATCTCTTTAatctctagcttttccttttccatACAAATACATAGCATCAAAAACTTAGATAGGAACAAAACAATATGTAGAATATAGCAGCAAGTCAAAAACTAATTAAATATGATGTTAGTATGAGTACCTTTGATTTTTTCTTCATTCCATAATGAGCACGCAACCAATCTGATGCACAGAGCAATATTTGGACTGTATCTGTTCCCAAAGAGGCACGATGAGGATCAATTATCCTACCACCGACACTAAAAGCCGATTCAGAAGCAACTGTAGTTATCGGAATTGATAGTACATCACAAGCCATTTTTGATAAGATCCTAAattttaagttgttaattctCCACCATGACAATGCATCAAAGCCAGTTTGATCTTCACAAATAACACACCCTTCATCCAAGTACACTTCTAATTCAGATTTTACTTTCTCAACACTGTCAACATTCTTTATGTAACTAGAAAATTATGCCCTTACTTTACCTCTTCCTCTTCCATTTAAATTACTCCGACCAATAGAACTTTCTCTTTGAGTTTCACTTTGAACATTGCTACTGTCAACACTAGTTTTATGAGCTTCAACATACTCATTACACAACATGTGTAATGTCTCACGAACCATAGAAATGTGCTCAATTGTATCACCAACTGAATATATCTCTGGAAAACACCATTCAATCAACTTCATCTTGTTCCTTGGATCTAAAACTGTTGCTATAGAGATCAATAAGTTGCTATCACCCCAATATTTATCAAATTTAGTCTTCATCTTGTTAACCATTTCTACTATGAAACTTCCTTCATCTGCACTTGCTTCATTTAACAACTTTTTAATGGTGTAAAGTTCAGTAAGGAACAAGTTAGAAGTAGGATATTCACTTCCCGAAATAAGATGAGTTATTTCATTAAATCCCTCAAGAAATTAACAAACAACACTAACCTTCTTCCAATCCTCCTCACTTGGCAAAAAAGTATAAGTTGCATCCCTTGCTGCATATCTAGGGAAAACGTCTTTGAACTCTAAAGCAGCTGATACCATACAAAATGTGGCATTCCACCTTGTGCAACAATCCAAAACAAGTTTCTTCGAAGATAGTTTCAATTGCTTTGAAATTTCACTAAATATATTAACACGAGTTTCTGAGGCAGCTATATGTTTCACACTTTCACGCACATTGAAAATAATATCTTGAATCTCAGATAACCCATCTTGCACCAAAAGATTCAAGATGTGTGCACAACATCTTACATGAAATAATTTACCACCAAGAGGAAGATTATTTTTATAGGAGAGTTTATCCTTCAACATCCTCACAGCTACATCATTATAGCTAGCATTATCAACTGTAATTGACCATACCTTATTCTCAATTTCCCATTCAACCAAGCACTTATTTAACACATCACAAATAGaaacaccattatgaggtggaggAACATCTAAAAAATTTAGATTCCGCTTTTGCAAATTCCAACTAGAGTCCACATAGTGACAGGTGACAACCATATATGAAACCTTCTGATCTGACTTCCATAAATCAGTAGTCACACTAACCCTATTCACATCTTTTAATGATTCCATAACTTTTTtcttctcaatttcataagaagtcGTACAATCTTTTTTCATAGTAGCACGACTAATCTTCTGATAATATGGAGTTGCGGTCCTCATCAATAAATTGAACATTTCATATTCAGAGAAAAGGAATGGCAACTCATGAACAATGATCATGTGAGAAAGAATCTCCCTAATCTTCCCATGATCATACTTGAAATTCTGGACAGCATTAACAGTTTCTGATTCAACAATAGTTGTAGTGACACTAATATTTTTTTGACCTTTATCACTAATCTGCTTCCTCATACAACCCTTGAGGTGCCTCAAAAAATGGGATGTAACACCAGTCTTATTAATTGTGAGCCGATGTTTACAATAAATACATTCAGCCTTTATTGTTCCATCCGGAAGAGTAACCTCTTTAAAGTCATCCCACACTTTGGATGTccgttttcttttctttggagcaTATGGACTTTCATCGTCTTCATCAACGGTGTCGGGTTGCTGTTCATTATTGTTTTGAGTTGCTTCATTGGTATTATTTGCTGAAGGTTCAATTTCTAACAAAATAGGACTTGCAGCCGAATCTTCAGTTGATATGTGTGGAGTTGACATTGGATTGTTCCTTTTTTTAGGCTACTAGACATTAAAATACAACTACATCACTAATATTACAACATTACATTAGTGAATAGAGCCAGGATGCCAATAGTTTCGATCTAATATCTACATCACTAATTGgcatttcaaaatataaagtcTAATTTGCATGGTTTATATGAATACAAAATCCTACTgcctatataaaaaaaatcagacAAACCACTTAAAATACCAACAATTTCAGACAATCAATTAAATAAGACAAAAGACAAAAGTAGGGAAATAGAAGGGAAGGTAAAATTCTACAAGTGCAAAccataaacatataaaaaagaaGGGAAATACAAGAGAGGAACTGAGGAAGCAAATCtaaactttcttcttcatctgtgctatttatcatgaatttTCTAAATAGAGTGTTAGAATTAGGATAATTTGGGGTTTTATTTTGGGGATTTAGGGTCTTGTAGAAAAGAAGTCATGAACTGGGGGATTTTCTTATCTTGGCTTAGCTTTGGCTTGTGTTTACAAGAAAGGAATTACTTGAAGCAAACAAACTCCACTTTAAAACTGTAATAGAAGGAAACGAAGCAaaaaaatcaaacctcaaacagaAGCTTAGAGAATGGAGATCAAGGGCAGCCAAACTGGTGGGATTTGAGCTTGGAGATCACTAATCAGGAGATGCCAGACAGATAGTCTCTCGATCTCGGGTCACCGCACGAAACTCGTGAGGTAGGCGGCGACGACGAGCGAAGCAGTGAGAAGAAGGGGTAAGGAACTAGGGATAGGGTTTACGAGAGACTGAGAAGTGAGAAGGAATGAAGGATGCCTTTTTGGCCTTTTTTTCATTTGATCAGAACCATCTCAGCCGTTGGATTAGGGACAATTTATTTGTGTCTTTGGACTTTGAGAAATGAGAACTgcccttttaaattttctttttgtgtttttttttcaaagaagTATATAGTATATTAACACATCATTGATATTATATTAACATAATTGTATAATAGATTAATAGGATAAATGAGCCTAATTTTTTATCACATAATTTATTACACATCATTGTATATATAAACGAGcctcttaacgaacatgttcgcaaGCCTCTTAACAAACATGTTCGTGAGCCTCTTACCGAACATGCTCGCGAGcctcttaacgaacatgttcgcgagcctcttatcgaacatgttcgcgagcctcttaacgaacatgttcgcgagctcacgaaccAGATActattaagctcgagctcggcacGATAATAttttcgagctcgaaatcgagctcgagctcggctcgttaactTAATCCAACGAACTCGAACGAATTTTTTTTCGATCCGAGACCCAAATAGCTCGCGAGCGGCTTGACTCGTTTACACCCCTACAGTCGACtacaagttttagcagtcgactggtatcgagacattgggatgtaacggttgaatttccacatagggcagtcgactgcatgttttggcagtcgattggtaggcggagttttcaacccgcggcctatacaaccaaagcttgggagcttggttatagttgacgaaattagtggtggtaaaccctaattagtagtctaattgttctcaagtgtttgtgagtgttgtggtaaagtttttccacccacaaggagctacttgagatagtcGAAGTTTGCTGGGGGCTAATTCactgacggatagggatcgtccacctcaaggacatgccgtggagtaagagccctaatctctgaaccacgttaaacaaacgTATttgcggtttgcatttcctttcttagttttagcctttagcttgtttgttttgtttgtattccgctgcacaagctaacattgtagaaagaagcgaggatttgggggcgccgtctatccaaccccccttcaagctggcCACCGATCACCCAACAGACAATAAGTTAATTGAGAAAGTAAGGTGGAGCAAGAAGTAAAGGGAAGAGCATGTAGCAAACACAAGAGCAATGCATCACCTCCTaagtgttcttccccaacaagaggtGACTAGGATTGGAAATTACACAAGCGTTaaagacttgtgggaaaagctagtggagcttcatgaagggacattggaagcgaaattagcaagaagagacctcctttgaactcaactcaccaatatcaaacttgaaaaaggagaaaatgtatcaattttacattctagaattaaggaaattttaaatggactaacaagtgtaggtgagacacttacaaaccaagacatcataatgaaagccatcaatgctttcccaagaacctcaacatggagctcaattgtagattcgttctacatttcaaaggatctagagaaatcttctctagatgaattcttctcaacaatggagctctacaaaactagagttgaagggctagatggagaagcccatagatcaagaggaatagcccttgtggcaaacaagggaaaggataagaaaaagaagtcttcatccccaccatcctccgactccgaagaatcaagcgcctcaatggatagcgaccaAGAGgcatatgttagttagagccctagagccaatcatttgatgattattgtatggactcattgtatcatattcttctatatataaataaaggcatttgttttagttattatacttacttgtattgatgccaaataactaagtataatagcatccttgagtagaaggttcttacctatatcaatcgattggttgaatcgatagtgagatgatatagggaatactactcttaatcattcctagtcgagtattaacatttagggacaatgttaatgtgacgagactagcatgtaggtcaactcgatgacttgatctcacaagtcatagatatggagatatcaagttgacacatgggtatgcattggagaatgtatactgaatgacccgccatgagaaagtatcatggatcgttaaatgagtgtcatatactttctcatgtggctattagtatgactactagcccttggacctgaagtcaccatggttccctacataaggagttacgtactgtggcttcgtcaaacgtcacccgtaattgggtggactataaaggcgattactgggtatgtaacaaattatgcgaggggatgtgagtgatggagacgggatctatccctcctatatgacgggagagacatcgatattcttgatagagtgagaccactaagtgcatggccatgcccaaatgagtcaatatgagatgttgagctcatttgattgagtgagtctacttggagctcaagatttagattgattagaggatgacatggtctatgcctcacattgatcaatctagatgtcaaggatagaagggcacttgtcatatattgtgaagagtcacaattagtagtcacaaggtgatgttggatatcaacattcttgtaacttgggtagtaatgatgtgttgctagataccgctcattacttacgctcctaaatgagtttagaagcattgccagcgttataagaacctatagggtgacacacaaaggacaattagatggagattaggttcatttgatgaacctaaaggattaggttcatgtgatgaaccaaattggattaagagtaatccaaattaggctaattgagtaggactcaatttggttcatgtattaaatgagtctaatttggacttagactcattgaatcaatttaattcaatgaatagggattcattaaattaaaattgacttgaaccaatggttagatttgatcaaccatgggagagaagtggtcaagtttgactttacttgagaggaagatgaagagtcaagtttgacttgaccatttgccacctcattggtgagttgacaagaagtggaccaatgataatgctccacatcatcatggttgcttaagtgagatgccacctcatgggagttaccaagagttgtgactcttggcatcccatggaggttacaatctctcttaaagtggccagccactttagaTGAGTGAGTTAGTGCATTTGTGTGCTTGGagagtaactccttcttcttcctcaagctctcatcttcttctccctctcctccacctccttggccgaaacttctaagggtgctagcacaccttttagttgttttctccatctttcgttcatgtggatacacatagaggagtatctactttgatactctcgagatccggcgaacctaggacaagcgggattacgcgaagggcttcgcatcaagggtaaactcttttcttttgtagatctagtgtagatttaGGTTAGATAAACTTGTACTCAAAGTTTTACCGCTTTttccttcgcacggatccggcggctggggtttcggggtttccgcaacgcaaaaaggcggtttttggggctcgaaaaacccaacagcatatatggtaagaaaaatgaaaagagcatttaaaaaattttcatctaacaaatcccATGCTAGAAAAagttcaagaagcaaaagtaaggcaaggaagatcatttgctacaATTTCCAAAGAGaatgacacataagagatgattatcctctcttgaagaagaaggaaggaaagaagaaggaggagaagaagacaaaagaaaaggggaagaagactcacaatctaaaagcaacatgggatgatccatcgtcatcagaggaagaagagcatcatgtGCCCCATTTTTCTCTAATGGGAATtaatgatgtagcctccacctcatgcgaacaagaagatggaaggagctcaagtgaagatgaagaagggaactcaagtgaagggggaggtcaaacatcggattcggacttctcggtaagtgaggtacataatcttcgtccccatgttttaattaaaattatttcaagtacaaatgatgatttgtttaaggcaaaaagaatgaacaaatctttgaaaaatgatatttgtatgcttaatgaaaaattagaatccatgtgttctaaggacaatgatatgtatgcttcttctacaaatttaaatgattcatgtttagaagaagaaaataaggctttaagggaaaaggtagaataccttaccaatgctcttagaaaatttgaaattggctctaaaaccctaaacatgattattgggagccaaagggcaagtgatatgggttaggttttgtgggtctcccgatgaggaaagaaaaggaggaaggaaaagcaaaagagataggctaatatcggtcgggacataccttcaggatgaaggtaggctaatatcgatcaggacatacctttgggatgaaggtaggctaatatcggtcgtgacataccccgataggaggtaagcctatatcgaccgaaatacgcctcccaggaggaagatatatatactttaaagggagtaggctaatatcggccgagacataccttcaggatgaagataagataatatcggtcgagacataatCCGagaggaggtaagcctatatcgaccgaaatacgtctcccaggaggaagatatatatacttaaagggagtagactaatatcggccgggacataccttcaggatgaaggtaggttaatatcggtcgggacataccccgataggaggtaagcctatatcgatcgaaatacgcctcccaggaggaagatatatatactttaaagggagtaggctaatatcggtcgggacatatccTTTCAAGGGGAGAGCCAGTACGGGCCGGTCgatcaataccttggaaagatactggATAAAATGCAGCTTATTAACATAAAAAGGGTGTAAATAGAAGCTGCATGAGAAAGGATCATAaatgaatatttcaaagaagataaTTAATGAGGATATCTGTAAAATGTAAatgcatgacaggtgttatatattttggcgggaaatatgcttccagattattttacaggtactaaacgacaaagaaggtacatctggggtacaaaaaagattccttaaaagtcatctaccacaagtacgccgctgacgtcatctcataatgaactctaacaaaccggggtccacttcatgactatggaggttatatgaaatgatataaaaaggggaatcctctccgttggcaaggtaagttcacattattgcgcacattcataaccctaattttttccAGCTACTgttgaccatcttcttcctccttcttccacaccgaaagagatcactgacttgagcgtcggagggcctagccagggattcccaccccggtcttaggtcactgacgatagtgttggttggtctttgGTGCGCAGGaaagcttggaagctttggatcaTAGTTTCTTCTCTTCCGAGTAGTCGTTCTTCTTCATCATCGGGTCTTCATACGAGGAAAATCTCCAGCGACTTTATTCTCTCCTGATCCGCTTTGGATTTCTTGGATCGGGATTCTGCAAACGTTATTCTCCATCGGcacgacattattcttcatcagtacggtgAGTTTCTTTCTttcggatctccgtcttgtccagcttctcagacaggatcaaatttagtGCCGTTTGTGGaaaattcacctgaatctgaggctacatgatggaagaagctggaaaatcaaacctacttactatcagtcatGAGGATTTGGATTCTCTCATCAACTCTCACGTACAGAAAGCCttgcaacagcagcaacaacaacttcaagctcacactggagctactctgccaatagctcataatccggcaatatcaactaccgagcatcggaaaggaaaggagctagaagaagaggagcatgcgtattttcctccagccgTTGTTTCTCCGACGAGACGTCCATGAGCCTTCCTTCGCACccccatggagcaggggggtaGAAGGcatgtgttccaagaatcctctgggGAAGCACCAGATAAAGAAAAGCATAAgctcaaaatgataactagtgatagctcaccagagaagttcatctccccattctctcaaagtgtactggatgatccgcttcctaagcggtatcaaaatcttcagatcggagaATATACTGGAataacagatccagaagatcatctgctGAAATTcaagaacgtagcattattacaacaattctatgatggagtgaaatgtcggatgtttctcactaccctcggaggagcggcacagcgctggttcaaaaGGTTGCCAGAGAAGTCCATTCAAAAATTTAAGGACTTCAAaaaagtctttctacaccatttctccagcaacaagaggtatcataagaccccttggagtttattttcaattaaacaggcatctaaagagtctatccgagcctacatcaaaaggttcaatcaggtagctattgatgtacctaatgcaACTACCGAAATATTAGTAAGcactttctctcaaggtttaaatgataatgatttttttaaagatttggtaagaaatccccctgttaattttgattcctttattgagcgggctactgagtttattaatgtagaagaagctcaagctgctcgtaggaaggAAGGTACTAGCTCTTCCCCTACCCAGGTCaaggagaaagctccggcccccgtgcctccaccaagagggcctagagtaactcatccacctcatcgacaaccagagtatcgtccacaagctgtacaacatgtggagatacagccagaggcaccaaggagatggcgcacttatcataaaactagcagtcatcatactgaagactgttttgttttaagaaatagacAAGTCAATAGGGAGTggtatcagaggcagaactattatcgACAGCAATACCCCAGGCAAcaaagtccactcaaactggaatatTGCCCGGTCGAACCTCGGCAAGAGGCGATACCAGTCCCGGCTGGTACTAGTCAAGTATCAGAAAAAGCACCTTCTAAAGCTGTGAtgactctacaagaagaaaacagaaacaatgctgctcgaggcaatatcaatatgattgcgggcggacccattgatggggattctaatagagccagaaaagcacatgcccgaagattggagattcatgcagtagggtgcagcgtggaacgagcagccggtcctgaaataagtttcgggcccagagatcttgagggggtagaaatacctcatgataatgccctgatcatcaaagctgtgatagccaactatgcCATTGCTCGTACCTTTATAGACATGGGCAGttccgtcaatattatattcaagaaggctttcgatcagttACAAATTGAgccaagtgaacttcaacaaatcgttactcctctgtatggattcacgggcaatgaagtacaacctttaggtcaaataaagttggccatttcgctgggagaagagcctctgatgagaaccaggagatcttattttatggttgtagacgctccatcctcttataatgtgatattgggtcgacctgccttaaacgagtttagggcggtcgtttctactttttgtcagaa is a window encoding:
- the LOC121979440 gene encoding zinc finger BED domain-containing protein RICESLEEPER 2-like, whose translation is MSTPHISTEDSAASPILLEIEPSANNTNEATQNNNEQQPDTVDEDDESPYAPKKRKRTSKVWDDFKEVTLPDGTIKAECIYCKHRLTINKTGVTSHFLRHLKGCMRKQISDKGQKNISVTTTIVESETVNAVQNFKYDHGKIREILSHMIIVHELPFLFSEYEMFNLLMRTATPYYQKISRATMKKDCTTSYEIEKKKVMESLKDVNRVSVTTDLWKSDQKVSYMVVTCHYVDSSWNLQKRNLNFLDVPPPHNGVSICDVLNKCLVEWEIENKVWSITVDNASYNDVAVRMLKDKLSYKNNLPLGGKLFHVRCCAHILNLLVQDGLSEIQDIIFNVRESVKHIAASETRVNIFSEISKQLKLSSKKLVLDCCTRWNATFCMVSAALEFKDVFPRYAARDATYTFLPSEEDWKKLLNEASADEGSFIVEMVNKMKTKFDKYWGDSNLLISIATVLDPRNKMKLIEWCFPEIYSVGDTIEHISMVRETLHMLCNEYVEAHKTSVDSSNVQSETQRESSIGRSNLNGRGRVASESAFSVGGRIIDPHRASLGTDTVQILLCASDWLRAHYGMKKKSKFGSCGYACVDISTGDFNELDFELDYVHNELELDYVHNELEPNELKLKPNKLV